A single genomic interval of Candidatus Babeliales bacterium harbors:
- a CDS encoding A24 family peptidase has protein sequence MTTLFFLTLWVLASLAWGSFLCASAYRIACDKKFLRRRSHCPTCDHVIEWYANLPVISWLVLRGKCLHCPASISYVYPFIELLSGVVFTGLLIHISQLTQTWPVLALETHQISELIIYGIFFSCLLFSSATDLFAMVIPQAVTLWLIPVGVALAYSNLLTISGAQSIVGAVAGYGCLWLTATIFRAVKKKEGMGVGDMELLGFIGAFLGPLAVWVALMVGSFAGIIFGNFYLVLAHKNRATRIPFGPFLSLGAIIFYFFKEPLVRLFF, from the coding sequence ATGACCACGCTATTTTTTCTTACCCTGTGGGTTTTAGCATCCCTGGCGTGGGGCTCTTTTTTATGCGCCAGTGCTTATCGTATCGCTTGTGATAAAAAATTTTTACGCCGCCGCTCACACTGCCCAACTTGCGATCATGTTATTGAGTGGTATGCCAATCTTCCGGTCATTTCTTGGCTTGTGTTGCGCGGTAAGTGCTTGCACTGTCCGGCTTCAATTTCATATGTTTATCCATTTATCGAGTTACTTTCTGGCGTTGTGTTCACGGGCCTACTTATACACATTTCTCAACTGACGCAAACCTGGCCCGTGCTCGCACTTGAAACACACCAAATTTCTGAACTGATTATTTATGGCATCTTTTTTTCTTGTTTACTATTTTCTAGCGCTACTGATCTGTTTGCCATGGTTATTCCACAGGCGGTAACCCTGTGGCTCATTCCTGTTGGCGTTGCACTTGCGTACAGCAATCTGCTTACCATTTCTGGCGCCCAAAGTATTGTTGGCGCTGTAGCGGGCTATGGCTGCTTGTGGCTGACTGCCACTATTTTTAGAGCGGTTAAGAAAAAAGAAGGTATGGGCGTAGGAGACATGGAACTACTTGGTTTTATTGGCGCTTTTTTGGGACCGCTTGCTGTGTGGGTTGCGCTCATGGTTGGCTCGTTTGCCGGTATTATTTTTGGCAACTTCTATCTTGTGTTGGCTCACAAAAATCGCGCAACACGCATTCCGTTTGGCCCTTTTTTGTCTTTGG